One genomic window of Erinaceus europaeus chromosome 7, mEriEur2.1, whole genome shotgun sequence includes the following:
- the LOC103126920 gene encoding NADH dehydrogenase [ubiquinone] 1 alpha subcomplex subunit 8-like: MLGIVELPTVKDLKVQEVNVSSSVLKAAAHHYGAQCDKPNREFMLCCWEDKDPRWCLEEGKLVNKCALDFFREIKLHCAEIFKEYWTCIDYSNLQLFHHCCKQQTKFDECVLDKLGWVWPDLGELSKVTKVKTDRPLPKNPYHSKPRPEPNPPIEGDLKPAKHGNHIYFCNM, from the coding sequence ATGCTGGGGATAGTGGAGCTGCCCACTGTTAAGGATCTGAAAGTGCAAGAGGTGAATGTCAGTTCTTCTGTGCTTAAAGCGGCTGCTCACCACTATGGAGCTCAGTGTGACAAGCCCAACAGGGAGTTCATGCTCTGCTGCTGGGAAGACAAAGATCCACGATGGTGTTTAGAGGAGGGCAAGCTTGTCAACAAGTGTGCTCTGGATTTCTTCAGGGAGATAAAGCTTCACTGTGCGgagatttttaaagaatattggaCCTGCATTGATTACTCCAACTTGCAATTATTTCATCACTGTTGCAAACAGCAGACAAAGTTTGATGAGTGTGTGTTGGACAAACTGGGCTGGGTATGGCCTGATCTAGGAGAGCTTTCAAAGGTCACCAAAGTGAAAACAGATAGGCCTTTACCCAAGAATCCCTATCACTCAAAACCAAGACCAGAGCCCAACCCTCCGATAGAAGGAGACCTGAAGCCTGCCAAACATGGTAATCACATATATTTCTGCAACATGTAG